From the Candidatus Krumholzibacteriota bacterium genome, one window contains:
- a CDS encoding SMP-30/gluconolactonase/LRE family protein: MKKVTLFLVFLLISSCGGEVGSVNKRWATSREFKTPESVKYDQVRNAIYVSNINGRPTARDGNGFVSKLNTDGEVKVSRWITSLNAPKGMAIYEGKLYLADIDEVVEIDIGSGKIMNRYKAPAAEFLNDVAVDTAGNIYVSDSSSKVSAIYRLRGKDIKVWIKDDKIKNPNGLFINKGTLFVGSSGDGTLKAVDLETSEISTVAQPGFGIDGLVVDGKGGFILSDWRGKTSRIDRKGELKVLIDTSEAGINSADIDYIAEKNLLLVPTFSDNRIMAYSLDEAGK, translated from the coding sequence ATGAAAAAAGTTACACTATTTCTGGTGTTTCTTCTGATTTCATCATGCGGCGGCGAAGTGGGGAGTGTCAATAAACGGTGGGCTACATCGAGAGAGTTTAAGACTCCCGAATCTGTAAAATACGATCAAGTGAGAAATGCAATCTATGTTTCTAACATAAACGGCAGGCCGACAGCACGTGACGGGAACGGTTTTGTTTCGAAATTAAATACCGACGGTGAGGTGAAAGTTTCAAGATGGATTACATCTTTAAACGCGCCCAAGGGTATGGCGATTTATGAAGGTAAGTTGTACCTTGCCGATATCGATGAAGTTGTGGAAATAGATATCGGAAGCGGGAAGATAATGAACAGGTATAAAGCCCCCGCGGCGGAATTCTTAAATGATGTCGCAGTTGATACCGCTGGCAACATATATGTTTCCGATTCCTCTTCGAAAGTGAGCGCGATATACCGGCTGCGCGGGAAGGATATAAAGGTCTGGATTAAGGATGATAAAATAAAGAATCCCAATGGTCTTTTTATCAACAAGGGCACCCTTTTTGTAGGGAGCAGTGGTGACGGGACACTGAAAGCGGTAGATCTTGAGACTTCAGAGATCAGCACTGTCGCTCAGCCGGGGTTTGGTATTGACGGTTTGGTGGTTGACGGAAAGGGAGGGTTTATTCTTTCCGACTGGAGAGGGAAGACAAGCAGAATTGACAGAAAGGGAGAACTTAAGGTACTGATAGATACATCCGAAGCGGGAATCAATTCAGCAGACATTGACTATATTGCCGAGAAGAACCTTCTCCTTGTTCCAACATTTTCAGATAACAGGATCATGGCATATAGTCTGGATGAAGCCGGTAAGTGA
- a CDS encoding DUF4340 domain-containing protein yields MKFKKEYVGLVVIIAALVLYLSLRDTDKINYTLPAVEPLEKSEISKIIINKKDTKITLAENDGSWLIKPQNYAADKQEVDRLLKEFSDFRLTEMVSEAELYSRYGFEEDNKIHLQAFTGENIKRDFYIGKAASTKRHTYVMLKDNTKIYEARNNIRNIFDKTIDELRDKNVLSFEATSVRGLTIKTGDKSIEFEKSAVPQPVTPGEQKESPPHEPEVTWRTTEGKTGKPEVIKQIFRTLSTLQCNSYIDGKIKSNFTDPVYTITVNGNETHTLSIFKKRDDGKYPAISSGSDYPFLLTEWKAKQIMKEPEEFIVD; encoded by the coding sequence AAAAGGAATATGTTGGTCTCGTAGTAATTATAGCCGCCCTGGTTCTATATCTATCCCTCAGGGATACTGATAAAATAAATTACACTCTTCCGGCAGTAGAACCTTTGGAGAAATCAGAGATATCGAAGATCATCATAAATAAGAAGGATACTAAAATCACTCTAGCAGAAAATGACGGCAGCTGGTTAATCAAACCGCAGAATTATGCCGCGGACAAGCAAGAGGTAGACCGTTTATTAAAAGAATTTTCCGATTTCAGGCTGACAGAGATGGTATCGGAGGCGGAATTATACTCGCGCTACGGTTTCGAGGAAGACAACAAAATCCATCTTCAGGCCTTCACCGGTGAAAATATAAAAAGAGATTTTTATATCGGCAAGGCCGCTTCAACTAAACGTCATACTTACGTTATGCTTAAGGACAACACAAAGATTTACGAAGCCAGAAACAACATCAGGAATATATTTGACAAAACTATCGACGAACTTCGAGACAAAAATGTCCTGAGTTTTGAAGCTACCTCGGTTAGAGGTTTAACTATAAAGACCGGGGATAAATCAATCGAATTTGAGAAAAGCGCTGTGCCTCAACCTGTAACTCCCGGTGAACAGAAAGAGTCCCCTCCACATGAACCGGAAGTAACATGGAGAACAACAGAGGGCAAAACAGGAAAGCCGGAAGTTATTAAACAGATATTCAGAACCCTCTCAACTCTCCAGTGCAACAGCTATATAGATGGGAAAATAAAGTCCAATTTCACAGATCCCGTTTATACAATCACTGTAAACGGGAACGAAACACACACACTTTCCATATTCAAGAAGAGGGATGACGGTAAATATCCCGCGATTTCATCCGGAAGCGATTATCCGTTCCTTCTAACCGAATGGAAAGCCAAACAGATAATGAAAGAACCGGAAGAGTTTATAGTCGACTAA